One genomic segment of Sparus aurata chromosome 24, fSpaAur1.1, whole genome shotgun sequence includes these proteins:
- the raph1b gene encoding ras-associated and pleckstrin homology domains-containing protein 1b isoform X1: MEQVSDDELDHGAEEDSDKEDQDLDKMFGAWLGELDKLTQSLDDGRPQKALQKPPLRQETNMANFSYRFSMYNINEALNQGDTVDLDALMADLCSIEQELNTISKPNSTSRGQSKGQQRAPGGRSASTKHTGTSGGGSSGGSASSSTRASPANTVRSNSSSTRPAASNISLADITSQLEKASLSMDEAARQTSSSSSSSSSSFSSTTLRRPSSGSSGGGGQHRRTGSVGAVSEQEAPSQRSSVNSACASASSMDSLDIDKVTAGGEVEGQSSPSTQGQNQTSTEHVTLRRARRHLNFTSREGEMDQATHSYLDRETSLILKSIAGKPSHLLTKEEQAAKLKAERIRVALEKIKEAQVKKLVIRVHMSDESSKTMMVDERQTVRQVLDSLLDKSHCGYSPDWSLVETINELQMERIFEDHENLVENLLNWTRDSHNKLMFIERIEKYALFKNPQNYLLGRKETSEMADRNKEALLEECFCGGSVSVPEIEGVLWLKEDGKKSWKKRYFLLRASGIYYVPKGKAKASRDLVCFLQLDHVNVYYGQDYRSKYKAPTDYCLALKHPQIQKKSQYIKYLCCDDVRTLHQWVNGIRIAKYGKQLYMNYQEAMKRTEAAYDWSSLSTSSIRSGSSSASIPESQSNHSGHSDSGVDTGSSHGRSQSVVSSIFSEAWKRGTQIEENTKHMRMEASRSGTLPHGSHSHRHHSQHSVDHPALTPPPQPQVQPQPQPQPQPQLQPQPQSQPQPYQQHQPQPQHQSTYPQTPTQPQHQSTYPQTATQPQHQSTYPQTPTQSQHQSTYPQTATQPQHQSTYPQTPTQPQHQSTYPQTPTQPQHQSTYPQTPTQPQHQSTYPQTPTQPQHQHMPPQSPLQAPQPPPQLPQPTPQSPQQSQTCNNYNHMPPQQQQLAPPPPPPPPPPPPPPPVQMVSHHSPAPTMYKYSTITRLQNQKAFPGGNHKLPAHLHATAQQVLPPIPTPPAAQVKPINVNHIAARTNVPPPPPPPPPPPPSMPTPGSAMAVLRLGPPSPASLPPAFIPPPPAPPFAPQTNGVAFPPPPPPPPPPPFEPAPMSQPVYNNGLKQTLKERFPSPPRDLLSPNGGLEESPPPAPAPPPPPPPPPPPPPPPPPPQQFPVPSQFPPPPAPPPAPPKTFTPGFVPHRAPKPVSPVSPFPPAPPPAVLGGPAPPPPPPPPPPAPFKKQFSLQAGHTSSHPPPTLPKQHSLSKPTSISTGGAPAMSLVKQLASQFPGASSQVANNTDSPKAPLSPPAVKTKPKWQPGGGQQLQSPEFPPPPPDSNAGFPAPPPPPPPPPPPPAPPAPVTGPTPPPPPLPPGNLGSPTRSSPSFNLGGKKPPPTPQRNSSVKLNASVSYEESRRNLLSKFAPQKGTPPSSPCPSSSSTGSPSKDPSTGPPAPPKPGKLNLANLPMALQAKVSQVKQCSGDFPSPPPDCAYFPPPPPASELFPPPPPPGSDAHSGGPPRVAVVNPQPQAPPPPPPVSLVSNSTWGKSSLKKTPPPTLVRRSNTTPEPPPLSPPPPTSPKGSSGQPNFLADLNRTLKRKSVGRQGSLNSAGLTGKLDPVGTMDDMALPPPPPELLLDQGKQSNGGNGGYMSGNISGYATLRRGPPPAPPKRGDTTKLTGEC; this comes from the exons ATGGAGCAGGTGTCAGATGATGAGCTGGACCATGGCGCAGAGGAGGATAGCGACAAGGAGGACCAGGACCTGGACAAGATGTTTGGAGCCTGGCTGGGAGAGCTGGACAAGCTCACACAG AGTCTGGATGATGGCAGGCCCCAGAAGGCGCTGCAGAAGCCTCCTCTCAGACAGGAGACAAACATGGCCAACTTCTCCTATCGCTTCTCAATGTACAACATAAACG AGGCGTTAAACCAGGGCGACACAGTGGACCTGGACGCCCTGATGGCCGACCTGTGCTCCATCGAGCAGGAGCTCAATACCATTTCCAAACCAAACTCCACATCTCGTGGCCAAAGCAAGGGCCAGCAGCGGGCCCCTGGGGGGCGCAGTGCCAGTACCAAGCACACAGGCACCAGTGGAGGGGGAAGCAGCGGAG GAAGTGCCAGTAGCAGTACCCGGGCATCCCCAGCCAACACCGTAcggagcaacagcagcagcacccgcCCTGCAGCCTCCAACATCTCCCTGGCTGACATTACCTCTCAGCTGGAGAAGGCCTCCCTGAGCATGGATGAAGCGGCACGTCagacttcttcctcttcttcctcctcctcctcttctttctcctccaccacGCTGCGGCGGCCTTCTTCCGGATCGTCCGGCGGCGGAGGACAGCACCGAAGGACAGGCTCAGTGGGCGCAGTCAGCGAGCAGGAAGCTCCCTCCCAGCGGTCCAGTGTAAACTCGGCGTGTGCCTCAGCATCCAGCATGGACTCGCTGGATATCGATAAAGTGACGGCGGGCGGAGAGGTGGAGGGCCAGAGCAGCCCGAGCACGCAAGGACAGAACCAGACCAGCACAGAG CATGTCACACTGCGACGGGCCAGACGGCATCTTAACTTCACCTCGCGAGAGGGTGAAATGGATCAGGCCACT CACTCCTATCTGGACCGAGAAACCTCGCTCATTCTGAAAAGCATAGCTGGAAAGCCTTCTCACCTCCTGACCAAG GAGGAGCAGGCTGCCAAACTGAAGGCAGAGAGGATACGAGTCGCCCTGGAAAAAATCAAAGAGGCACAGGTCAAAAAG ctcGTGATCAGGGTCCACATGTCAGACGAGAGCTCCAAGACCATGATGGTGgatgagcggcagacagtcaggCAGGTGCTGGACAGCCTGCTGGATAAGTCCCACTGTGGCTACAGCCCTGACTGGTCTCTTGTGGAAACCATCAATGAACTACAGATGG agcGTATCTTTGAAGATCATGAGAACTTGGTGGAGAACCTTTTAAACTGGACCCGGGACAGCCACAACAAGCTAATGTTCATCGAACGCATTGAGAAATACGCTCTTTTCAAGAACCCTCAG AACTATTTGTTGGGACGGAAGGAGACATCTGAAATGGCTGACAGGAATAAGGAGGCTTTATTAGAG GAGTGTTTCTGTGGCGGCTCTGTGTCAGTACCGGAGATAGAGGGTGTCCtgtggctgaaagaggatgGGAAGAAGTCGTGGAAGAAACGTTACTTCCTCCTCAGGGCATCAGGAATCTACTACGTCCCCAAAGGCAAAGCCAAG GCATCTAGAGATCTGGTGTGCTTCCTCCAGTTGGACCACGTTAACGTGTATTATGGCCAGGACTACCGCAGCAAATACAAGGCTCCTACCGACTACTGCCTGGCCCTGAAG CATCCACAAATCCAGAAGAAGTCACAGTACATCAAGTATCTgtgctgtgatgatgtcaggACCCTGCACCAATGGGTGAACGGAATTCGCATCGCCAAG TATGGGAAACAACTATATATGAACTACCAGGAGGCCATGAAGAGGACAGAGGCAGCCTACGATTGGTCCTCGCTCTCTACCTCCAGCATCCGATCAGGCTCCAGTTCTGCCAGCATACCTG AGTCCCAGTCAAATCACTCAGGCCATTCCGACAGTGGGGTGGACACAGGCTCGTCTCATGGCCGGTCCCAGAGTGTGGTGAGCTCCATTTTTTCTGAGGCCTGGAAGAGAGGTACCCAGATCGAGGAAAACACCAAG CATATGAGGATGGAGGCATCCAGATCGGGCACCCTGCCGCATGGCTCTCACAGTCACCGACATCATAGCCAGCATTCAGTCGATCACCCGGCCCTGACGCCCCCTCCCCAGCCTCAGGTGCAGCcgcagcctcagcctcagcctcagccccAGCTCCAGCCACAGCCTCAGTCTCAGCCGCAGCCGTACCAACAGCACCAACCACAGCCTCAGCACCAGTCAACATACCCCCAGACACCAACCCAGCCACAACACCAGTCAACTTACCCCCAGACAGCAACCCAGCCTCAGCACCAGTCAACATACCCCCAGACACCAACCCAGTCTCAGCACCAGTCAACATACCCCCAGACAGCAACCCAGCCTCAGCACCAGTCAACATACCCCCAGACACCAACCCAGCCTCAGCACCAGTCAACATACCCCCAGACACCAACCCAGCCTCAGCACCAGTCAACATACCCCCAGACACCAACCCAGCCTCAGCACCAGTCAACATACCCCCAGACACCAACCCAACCACAACACCAGCACATGCCTCCTCAGTCTCCTCTACAGGCCCCGCagcctccacctcagctccCTCAGCCAACACCACAGTCTCCACaacagtcacagacctgcaacAACTATAACCATATGCCCCCGCAGCAGCAACAGCTGGCGcctccacccccacctcctcctccgccgcctccccctcctccaccggTTCAGATGGTGTCACACCACTCACCGGCTCCAACCATGTACAAGTACAGCACCATCACCAGGCTGCAGAACCAGAAGGCGTTCCCGGGTGGCAACCACAAGCTTCCCGCTCACCTCCATGCAACAGCTCAGCAAGTTCTCCCCCCAATTCCGACACCACCTGCAGCACAGGTCAAACCAATCAATGTGAATCACATTGCGGCAAGGACTAATGTcccgcctccacctccaccgcctcctccccctccaccatCCATGCCAACCCCTGGGTCAGCCATGGCTGTGTTGAGGCTGGGACCTCCCAGCCCAGCTTCCCTCCCACCTGCCTTCATTCCTCCACCCCCAGCACCTCCATTTGCTCCGCAGACCAATGGAGTAGcatttcctccccctcctcctcctccccctccaccccctttTGAACCAGCTCCTATGAGCCAGCCCGTTTACAATAACGGGCTGAAGCAGACACTGAAGGAAAGGTTTCCTAGCCCCCCACGGGACCTCCTTTCTCCCAACGGAGGCCTTGAGGAGTCTCCACCACCTGCCCctgctccaccacctccacctcctccacccccacctccaccaccacctcctcctcctcctcagcagtTCCCAGTGCCATCCCAGTTCCCGCCCCCTCCTGCACCGCCACCAGCGCCACCCAAAACTTTCACCCCAGGCTTTGTCCCTCATAGGGCTCCTAAACCAGTGTCACCTGTCTCCCCATTCCCCCCTGCCCCACCTCCTGCTGTCCTGGGTGGCCCGGCCccgccaccacctccaccccctcctccacctgcacccTTCAAGAAGCAGTTCAGCCTTCAGGCAGGCCACACCTCCAGTCATCCACCTCCAACTCTGCCCAAGCAGCACAGCCTGTCAAAGCCGACATCCATCTCCACGGGAGGGGCCCCAGCCATGTCTTTGGTGAAACAACTGGCAAGTCAGTTTCCAGGAGCCTCATCCCAAGTAGCCAACAACACAGACAGCCCCAAagcccctctctccccccctgcAGTCAAGACCAAACCAAAATGGCAGCCTGGAGGAggtcagcagctgcagtctcCAGagttccctcctcctccaccagacAGCAATGCTGGCttcccagctcctcctcctcctcctcctcctccgccacctcctccagctcctccagctcctgtcACGGGCCCaactccgcctcctcctccccttcctcctggAAATCTGGGCTCCCCCACGAGGAGTTCGCCCTCCTTCAATTTAGGAGGCAAGAAACCACCTCCCACTCCTCAGAGGAACTCCAGTGTAAAATTAAACGCCTCAGTTTCCTACGAGGAATCCAGGAGAAACTTGCTCAGCAAGTTTGCCCCACAGAAGGgcacccctccctcctccccatgtccctcctcctcctctactgGATCACCATCCAAAGACCCCTCAACTGGACCCCCTGCTCCCCCAAAACCAGGCAAGCTCAACCTGGCCAACCTGCCCATGGCGCTCCAGGCCAAGGTGAGCCAAGTAAAGCAATGCAGCGGAGACTTCCCCTCTCCACCACCTGATTGCGCCTACTTCCCACCTCCTCCGCCAGCCTCTGAGCTcttcccacctcctccaccacctggTAGCGATGCCCACAGCGGAGGACCTCCAAGGGTAGCCGTGGTCAACCCACAGCCccaggctcctcctcctcctccgcctgtCTCCCTTGTCAGCAACTCAACATGGGGGAAGAGCTCACTGAAAAAGACTCCTCCACCCACACTTGTGAGGCGCAGTAACACCACCCCAGAGCCCCCTCCGCTctcaccacctccacccacctccCCAAAGGGCAGCTCTGGCCAGCCAAATTTCTTGGCGGATCTCAACCGGACACTGAAGCGCAAGTCGGTGGGTCGCCAAGGTTCTCTCAACTCAGCTGGTCTCACGGGCAAGTTGGACCCTGTGGGGA
- the raph1b gene encoding ras-associated and pleckstrin homology domains-containing protein 1b isoform X2, producing the protein MEQVSDDELDHGAEEDSDKEDQDLDKMFGAWLGELDKLTQSLDDGRPQKALQKPPLRQETNMANFSYRFSMYNINEALNQGDTVDLDALMADLCSIEQELNTISKPNSTSRGQSKGQQRAPGGRSASTKHTGTSGGGSSGGSASSSTRASPANTVRSNSSSTRPAASNISLADITSQLEKASLSMDEAARQTSSSSSSSSSSFSSTTLRRPSSGSSGGGGQHRRTGSVGAVSEQEAPSQRSSVNSACASASSMDSLDIDKVTAGGEVEGQSSPSTQGQNQTSTEHSYLDRETSLILKSIAGKPSHLLTKEEQAAKLKAERIRVALEKIKEAQVKKLVIRVHMSDESSKTMMVDERQTVRQVLDSLLDKSHCGYSPDWSLVETINELQMERIFEDHENLVENLLNWTRDSHNKLMFIERIEKYALFKNPQNYLLGRKETSEMADRNKEALLEECFCGGSVSVPEIEGVLWLKEDGKKSWKKRYFLLRASGIYYVPKGKAKASRDLVCFLQLDHVNVYYGQDYRSKYKAPTDYCLALKHPQIQKKSQYIKYLCCDDVRTLHQWVNGIRIAKYGKQLYMNYQEAMKRTEAAYDWSSLSTSSIRSGSSSASIPESQSNHSGHSDSGVDTGSSHGRSQSVVSSIFSEAWKRGTQIEENTKHMRMEASRSGTLPHGSHSHRHHSQHSVDHPALTPPPQPQVQPQPQPQPQPQLQPQPQSQPQPYQQHQPQPQHQSTYPQTPTQPQHQSTYPQTATQPQHQSTYPQTPTQSQHQSTYPQTATQPQHQSTYPQTPTQPQHQSTYPQTPTQPQHQSTYPQTPTQPQHQSTYPQTPTQPQHQHMPPQSPLQAPQPPPQLPQPTPQSPQQSQTCNNYNHMPPQQQQLAPPPPPPPPPPPPPPPVQMVSHHSPAPTMYKYSTITRLQNQKAFPGGNHKLPAHLHATAQQVLPPIPTPPAAQVKPINVNHIAARTNVPPPPPPPPPPPPSMPTPGSAMAVLRLGPPSPASLPPAFIPPPPAPPFAPQTNGVAFPPPPPPPPPPPFEPAPMSQPVYNNGLKQTLKERFPSPPRDLLSPNGGLEESPPPAPAPPPPPPPPPPPPPPPPPPQQFPVPSQFPPPPAPPPAPPKTFTPGFVPHRAPKPVSPVSPFPPAPPPAVLGGPAPPPPPPPPPPAPFKKQFSLQAGHTSSHPPPTLPKQHSLSKPTSISTGGAPAMSLVKQLASQFPGASSQVANNTDSPKAPLSPPAVKTKPKWQPGGGQQLQSPEFPPPPPDSNAGFPAPPPPPPPPPPPPAPPAPVTGPTPPPPPLPPGNLGSPTRSSPSFNLGGKKPPPTPQRNSSVKLNASVSYEESRRNLLSKFAPQKGTPPSSPCPSSSSTGSPSKDPSTGPPAPPKPGKLNLANLPMALQAKVSQVKQCSGDFPSPPPDCAYFPPPPPASELFPPPPPPGSDAHSGGPPRVAVVNPQPQAPPPPPPVSLVSNSTWGKSSLKKTPPPTLVRRSNTTPEPPPLSPPPPTSPKGSSGQPNFLADLNRTLKRKSVGRQGSLNSAGLTGKLDPVGTMDDMALPPPPPELLLDQGKQSNGGNGGYMSGNISGYATLRRGPPPAPPKRGDTTKLTGEC; encoded by the exons ATGGAGCAGGTGTCAGATGATGAGCTGGACCATGGCGCAGAGGAGGATAGCGACAAGGAGGACCAGGACCTGGACAAGATGTTTGGAGCCTGGCTGGGAGAGCTGGACAAGCTCACACAG AGTCTGGATGATGGCAGGCCCCAGAAGGCGCTGCAGAAGCCTCCTCTCAGACAGGAGACAAACATGGCCAACTTCTCCTATCGCTTCTCAATGTACAACATAAACG AGGCGTTAAACCAGGGCGACACAGTGGACCTGGACGCCCTGATGGCCGACCTGTGCTCCATCGAGCAGGAGCTCAATACCATTTCCAAACCAAACTCCACATCTCGTGGCCAAAGCAAGGGCCAGCAGCGGGCCCCTGGGGGGCGCAGTGCCAGTACCAAGCACACAGGCACCAGTGGAGGGGGAAGCAGCGGAG GAAGTGCCAGTAGCAGTACCCGGGCATCCCCAGCCAACACCGTAcggagcaacagcagcagcacccgcCCTGCAGCCTCCAACATCTCCCTGGCTGACATTACCTCTCAGCTGGAGAAGGCCTCCCTGAGCATGGATGAAGCGGCACGTCagacttcttcctcttcttcctcctcctcctcttctttctcctccaccacGCTGCGGCGGCCTTCTTCCGGATCGTCCGGCGGCGGAGGACAGCACCGAAGGACAGGCTCAGTGGGCGCAGTCAGCGAGCAGGAAGCTCCCTCCCAGCGGTCCAGTGTAAACTCGGCGTGTGCCTCAGCATCCAGCATGGACTCGCTGGATATCGATAAAGTGACGGCGGGCGGAGAGGTGGAGGGCCAGAGCAGCCCGAGCACGCAAGGACAGAACCAGACCAGCACAGAG CACTCCTATCTGGACCGAGAAACCTCGCTCATTCTGAAAAGCATAGCTGGAAAGCCTTCTCACCTCCTGACCAAG GAGGAGCAGGCTGCCAAACTGAAGGCAGAGAGGATACGAGTCGCCCTGGAAAAAATCAAAGAGGCACAGGTCAAAAAG ctcGTGATCAGGGTCCACATGTCAGACGAGAGCTCCAAGACCATGATGGTGgatgagcggcagacagtcaggCAGGTGCTGGACAGCCTGCTGGATAAGTCCCACTGTGGCTACAGCCCTGACTGGTCTCTTGTGGAAACCATCAATGAACTACAGATGG agcGTATCTTTGAAGATCATGAGAACTTGGTGGAGAACCTTTTAAACTGGACCCGGGACAGCCACAACAAGCTAATGTTCATCGAACGCATTGAGAAATACGCTCTTTTCAAGAACCCTCAG AACTATTTGTTGGGACGGAAGGAGACATCTGAAATGGCTGACAGGAATAAGGAGGCTTTATTAGAG GAGTGTTTCTGTGGCGGCTCTGTGTCAGTACCGGAGATAGAGGGTGTCCtgtggctgaaagaggatgGGAAGAAGTCGTGGAAGAAACGTTACTTCCTCCTCAGGGCATCAGGAATCTACTACGTCCCCAAAGGCAAAGCCAAG GCATCTAGAGATCTGGTGTGCTTCCTCCAGTTGGACCACGTTAACGTGTATTATGGCCAGGACTACCGCAGCAAATACAAGGCTCCTACCGACTACTGCCTGGCCCTGAAG CATCCACAAATCCAGAAGAAGTCACAGTACATCAAGTATCTgtgctgtgatgatgtcaggACCCTGCACCAATGGGTGAACGGAATTCGCATCGCCAAG TATGGGAAACAACTATATATGAACTACCAGGAGGCCATGAAGAGGACAGAGGCAGCCTACGATTGGTCCTCGCTCTCTACCTCCAGCATCCGATCAGGCTCCAGTTCTGCCAGCATACCTG AGTCCCAGTCAAATCACTCAGGCCATTCCGACAGTGGGGTGGACACAGGCTCGTCTCATGGCCGGTCCCAGAGTGTGGTGAGCTCCATTTTTTCTGAGGCCTGGAAGAGAGGTACCCAGATCGAGGAAAACACCAAG CATATGAGGATGGAGGCATCCAGATCGGGCACCCTGCCGCATGGCTCTCACAGTCACCGACATCATAGCCAGCATTCAGTCGATCACCCGGCCCTGACGCCCCCTCCCCAGCCTCAGGTGCAGCcgcagcctcagcctcagcctcagccccAGCTCCAGCCACAGCCTCAGTCTCAGCCGCAGCCGTACCAACAGCACCAACCACAGCCTCAGCACCAGTCAACATACCCCCAGACACCAACCCAGCCACAACACCAGTCAACTTACCCCCAGACAGCAACCCAGCCTCAGCACCAGTCAACATACCCCCAGACACCAACCCAGTCTCAGCACCAGTCAACATACCCCCAGACAGCAACCCAGCCTCAGCACCAGTCAACATACCCCCAGACACCAACCCAGCCTCAGCACCAGTCAACATACCCCCAGACACCAACCCAGCCTCAGCACCAGTCAACATACCCCCAGACACCAACCCAGCCTCAGCACCAGTCAACATACCCCCAGACACCAACCCAACCACAACACCAGCACATGCCTCCTCAGTCTCCTCTACAGGCCCCGCagcctccacctcagctccCTCAGCCAACACCACAGTCTCCACaacagtcacagacctgcaacAACTATAACCATATGCCCCCGCAGCAGCAACAGCTGGCGcctccacccccacctcctcctccgccgcctccccctcctccaccggTTCAGATGGTGTCACACCACTCACCGGCTCCAACCATGTACAAGTACAGCACCATCACCAGGCTGCAGAACCAGAAGGCGTTCCCGGGTGGCAACCACAAGCTTCCCGCTCACCTCCATGCAACAGCTCAGCAAGTTCTCCCCCCAATTCCGACACCACCTGCAGCACAGGTCAAACCAATCAATGTGAATCACATTGCGGCAAGGACTAATGTcccgcctccacctccaccgcctcctccccctccaccatCCATGCCAACCCCTGGGTCAGCCATGGCTGTGTTGAGGCTGGGACCTCCCAGCCCAGCTTCCCTCCCACCTGCCTTCATTCCTCCACCCCCAGCACCTCCATTTGCTCCGCAGACCAATGGAGTAGcatttcctccccctcctcctcctccccctccaccccctttTGAACCAGCTCCTATGAGCCAGCCCGTTTACAATAACGGGCTGAAGCAGACACTGAAGGAAAGGTTTCCTAGCCCCCCACGGGACCTCCTTTCTCCCAACGGAGGCCTTGAGGAGTCTCCACCACCTGCCCctgctccaccacctccacctcctccacccccacctccaccaccacctcctcctcctcctcagcagtTCCCAGTGCCATCCCAGTTCCCGCCCCCTCCTGCACCGCCACCAGCGCCACCCAAAACTTTCACCCCAGGCTTTGTCCCTCATAGGGCTCCTAAACCAGTGTCACCTGTCTCCCCATTCCCCCCTGCCCCACCTCCTGCTGTCCTGGGTGGCCCGGCCccgccaccacctccaccccctcctccacctgcacccTTCAAGAAGCAGTTCAGCCTTCAGGCAGGCCACACCTCCAGTCATCCACCTCCAACTCTGCCCAAGCAGCACAGCCTGTCAAAGCCGACATCCATCTCCACGGGAGGGGCCCCAGCCATGTCTTTGGTGAAACAACTGGCAAGTCAGTTTCCAGGAGCCTCATCCCAAGTAGCCAACAACACAGACAGCCCCAAagcccctctctccccccctgcAGTCAAGACCAAACCAAAATGGCAGCCTGGAGGAggtcagcagctgcagtctcCAGagttccctcctcctccaccagacAGCAATGCTGGCttcccagctcctcctcctcctcctcctcctccgccacctcctccagctcctccagctcctgtcACGGGCCCaactccgcctcctcctccccttcctcctggAAATCTGGGCTCCCCCACGAGGAGTTCGCCCTCCTTCAATTTAGGAGGCAAGAAACCACCTCCCACTCCTCAGAGGAACTCCAGTGTAAAATTAAACGCCTCAGTTTCCTACGAGGAATCCAGGAGAAACTTGCTCAGCAAGTTTGCCCCACAGAAGGgcacccctccctcctccccatgtccctcctcctcctctactgGATCACCATCCAAAGACCCCTCAACTGGACCCCCTGCTCCCCCAAAACCAGGCAAGCTCAACCTGGCCAACCTGCCCATGGCGCTCCAGGCCAAGGTGAGCCAAGTAAAGCAATGCAGCGGAGACTTCCCCTCTCCACCACCTGATTGCGCCTACTTCCCACCTCCTCCGCCAGCCTCTGAGCTcttcccacctcctccaccacctggTAGCGATGCCCACAGCGGAGGACCTCCAAGGGTAGCCGTGGTCAACCCACAGCCccaggctcctcctcctcctccgcctgtCTCCCTTGTCAGCAACTCAACATGGGGGAAGAGCTCACTGAAAAAGACTCCTCCACCCACACTTGTGAGGCGCAGTAACACCACCCCAGAGCCCCCTCCGCTctcaccacctccacccacctccCCAAAGGGCAGCTCTGGCCAGCCAAATTTCTTGGCGGATCTCAACCGGACACTGAAGCGCAAGTCGGTGGGTCGCCAAGGTTCTCTCAACTCAGCTGGTCTCACGGGCAAGTTGGACCCTGTGGGGA